Proteins found in one Lonchura striata isolate bLonStr1 chromosome 25, bLonStr1.mat, whole genome shotgun sequence genomic segment:
- the FAM187A gene encoding Ig-like V-type domain-containing protein FAM187A, with protein sequence MGMKLLGATILLSLVDVLQAFAIEKKGDVFKKTACPAFLIFENVAYLADMTFELPCKCKPEEASSVVWYFQKNLHSHETTVLTDFNGTVIVDSSHVRAGSDLLKRFSIRLFSLIVFRAQLRDSGHYLCGTKEGLFFYGYDVDVQPTGQITVAFLDNDQHVQEDYAGKEFTLFTTFWDWSGCDRCGVRGEQRRIGLCYVQSARLKPRYRTALPNVTSCGSRAVPARFQRLIRLRSPEVAVRSCLAPCPEKRVPEEGVQSISNIIYKLGEKPELPRVPMQYHSQPPKSDLVLTCPGARPEHAVAWDKGSVRLYRSHYLLGVRKHMRLFIDHGNHLHLQRLRRRDKATYFCWREGELVAGFQLSVTFQPRRQRSPTDPESVFVMRAVGISFAIIIGIFFLIHLSRWSSQVFRKVAKS encoded by the coding sequence ATGGGGATGAAGCTGCTGGGAGCCACCATACTCCTCTCCCTGGTGGATGTTCTCCAGGCCTTTGCCATTGAGAAGAAAGGGGATGTGTTCAAGAAGACGGCGTGTCCCGCCTTCCTGATATTCGAGAACGTCGCCTACTTGGCGGACATGACCTTCGAGCTGCCCTGCAAGTGCAAGCCCGAGGAGGCCTCCTCTGTTGTCTGGTACTTCCAGAAGAACCTGCACAGCCACGAAACCACGGTGCTGACAGACTTCAACGGCACCGTGATTGTGGACTCCAGCCACGTCCGCGCGGGCAGCGACCTCCTGAAGCGCTTCAGCATCCGCTTGTTCAGTCTGATCGTGTTCCGAGCCCAGCTCAGGGACTCGGGCCATTACCTGTGTGGCACCAAGGAAGGGCTTTTCTTCTACGGCTATGACGTGGACGTGCAGCCCACCGGGCAGATCACTGTGGCTTTTCTGGATAACGACCAGCACGTCCAAGAGGACTACGCAGGGAAGGAGTTCACCCTCTTCACCACCTTCTGGGACTGGAGCGGCTGTGACCGCTGCGGGGTGCGGGGCGAGCAGCGGCGCATCGGGCTCTGCTACGTGCAGAGCGCCCGGCTGAAGCCCCGGTACCGCACAGCGCTGCCCAACGTCACCTCCTGCGgctcccgggccgtgcccgcgCGCTTCCAGCGCCTCATCCGCCTCCGGAGCCCCGAGGTGGCCGTCCGGAGCTGCCTGGCCCCTTGCCCGGAGAAGCGAGTCCCCGAGGAGGGCGTGCAGTCCATCTCCAACATCATTTACAAGCTGGGCGAGAAGCCCGAGCTGCCCCGCGTCCCCATGCAGTACCACAGCCAGCCCCCCAAAAGCGACCTGGTCCTCACGTGCCCGGGAGCGCGGCCGGAGCACGCCGTGGCCTGGGACAAGGGCTCCGTGCGCCTCTACCGCTCCCACTACCTGCTGGGGGTCCGGAAGCACATGAGGCTCTTCATCGACCACGGGAACCACCTGCACCTCCAGCGGCTGCGCAGGAGGGACAAAGCCACCTACTTCTGCTGGCGGGAGGGCGAGCTGGTGGCCGGCTTCCAGCTCAGTGTCACCTTCCAGCCCCGGCGCCAGCGCAGCCCCACCGACCCCGAGTCAGTCTTCGTCATGAGGGCCGTGGGCATCAGCTTTGCCATCATCATCGGCATCTTCTTCCTCATCCACCTGTCCCGCTGGAGCTCTCAGGTGTTCAGGAAAGTGGCCAAGTCATAG